In Blastopirellula sp. J2-11, a single genomic region encodes these proteins:
- the lpxD gene encoding UDP-3-O-(3-hydroxymyristoyl)glucosamine N-acyltransferase has protein sequence MGVTLGQLASLVEGTLHGDAQLEITGASIIRDSQPGEITLADRPELAKELARCSAAAVLASGEFAPAGMPVIVVANVHEAFAKIVAQFRPNLAQNKLGVHPSAVVSDSAVIAADASIGPLVVIGEGVSIQSGVVIQSGVQIGAGSVIGAGSFLFPGVVLYENTIVGANCILHASCVLGAFGFGYESGSGKHLLSSQLGNVVIGDFVEIGAATTIDRGTYGPTVIGDGTKIDNQVMIAHNCRIGRHNLICSQVGVAGSTSTGDYVVMAGQVGVRDHVHVGDGAILGAKAGVASDIGAGQHVIGSPAIPAKDKKLEVALLSKLPEMRKQLKALLSRVTELEKEDELRKTA, from the coding sequence GTTGGAAATCACCGGCGCGTCGATCATTCGCGACTCGCAGCCGGGCGAAATCACGCTGGCGGACCGTCCCGAACTCGCAAAAGAATTAGCGCGCTGCAGCGCCGCCGCCGTTCTCGCTTCAGGCGAGTTCGCTCCGGCCGGCATGCCGGTGATTGTGGTCGCCAACGTTCATGAAGCGTTCGCCAAGATCGTGGCGCAGTTTCGTCCTAATCTTGCCCAAAATAAGCTCGGCGTTCATCCCTCGGCCGTCGTCTCCGACAGCGCGGTGATCGCCGCGGACGCGTCGATCGGACCGTTGGTCGTGATCGGCGAAGGGGTCAGCATTCAGTCAGGGGTCGTTATCCAAAGCGGCGTGCAAATTGGCGCGGGCAGCGTGATCGGCGCCGGCTCGTTTCTGTTTCCCGGCGTCGTCCTCTATGAGAACACCATTGTCGGCGCCAACTGTATTCTGCATGCTTCGTGCGTGCTGGGCGCCTTTGGGTTTGGCTATGAATCTGGAAGCGGCAAGCATCTCCTTTCCTCGCAACTGGGAAACGTGGTGATTGGCGATTTTGTCGAGATCGGCGCCGCGACCACAATTGACCGCGGCACCTATGGCCCGACGGTGATCGGTGACGGGACCAAGATCGACAATCAAGTGATGATCGCCCACAACTGCCGGATTGGTCGACACAATCTGATCTGTTCGCAGGTCGGCGTCGCAGGCAGCACCTCTACCGGCGATTACGTCGTGATGGCCGGTCAGGTCGGCGTGCGAGATCATGTTCATGTCGGCGATGGCGCCATCTTGGGCGCCAAAGCGGGCGTCGCATCGGATATCGGCGCCGGACAACATGTCATCGGCTCGCCCGCGATCCCAGCGAAAGACAAGAAACTGGAAGTCGCGCTGCTCAGTAAGTTGCCTGAAATGCGAAAGCAACTGAAGGCGCTGTTATCGCGTGTCACCGAATTGGAGAAGGAAGACGAACTGCGGAAAACCGCCTAA
- a CDS encoding LpxI family protein — translation MNSSATDRQPPFGLLAGWGRLPIEVATALQRHGYAVHTLLIKDHADPILAEISTSHEWIGLGQLGKCVRFYQRHQVTTATMVGKVHKVRLLDRGALWNHFPDWYGARIFGPFIWGKKDRKDDTILGGICRAFSNKGIEFVPATDYAPDLLVKFGQLSGKPLSKKQLGDVQYGWDLAKAIGKFDTGQSVAIKGQMALALEAVEGTDECIRRAGQLCRSGGFTIVKVAKPQQDMRFDVPTIGVGTIETMAASGAVTLVIEADKTIIVDEPAVIALANKLGVTIVAATGDRLGEVLSDDEAAAA, via the coding sequence ATGAATTCATCTGCGACTGACCGACAACCGCCGTTTGGCCTGCTGGCTGGCTGGGGGCGACTGCCGATCGAAGTGGCCACGGCGCTTCAGCGACATGGCTACGCGGTTCATACGCTGCTGATCAAAGACCACGCCGATCCGATCCTGGCCGAAATCTCCACTTCGCACGAGTGGATCGGACTCGGGCAACTTGGCAAATGCGTCCGCTTCTATCAGCGCCACCAGGTGACGACGGCGACAATGGTCGGCAAGGTCCACAAGGTGCGGCTGTTAGATCGCGGCGCACTCTGGAATCATTTCCCCGATTGGTACGGCGCGCGAATTTTCGGTCCCTTTATTTGGGGCAAAAAAGATCGCAAAGACGACACCATCCTGGGCGGCATCTGCCGCGCGTTTTCGAACAAAGGAATCGAGTTTGTGCCTGCGACCGATTATGCCCCTGACCTGCTCGTAAAATTTGGACAACTATCCGGCAAACCGCTCAGCAAAAAACAGCTCGGCGACGTGCAATACGGCTGGGACCTGGCCAAAGCGATCGGCAAGTTTGACACCGGGCAAAGCGTCGCGATCAAAGGGCAAATGGCGCTGGCGCTGGAAGCGGTCGAAGGGACCGACGAGTGCATTCGCCGCGCTGGTCAGCTCTGTCGCTCGGGCGGGTTCACCATCGTCAAAGTCGCCAAGCCGCAGCAAGACATGCGATTTGACGTGCCAACCATCGGCGTCGGCACGATCGAAACGATGGCCGCGTCCGGCGCCGTCACGCTGGTGATCGAAGCCGATAAGACGATCATCGTTGACGAGCCCGCAGTCATCGCGCTGGCTAATAAGCTGGGCGTCACCATCGTGGCCGCCACCGGAGATCGATTGGGCGAAGTCTTGAGCGACGACGAAGCGGCCGCCGCGTAG
- a CDS encoding PQQ-binding-like beta-propeller repeat protein — MHAASCLILLTALAAGSDNWPAFQGAGVQPPPAAQLPLKWSPESNIAWTSDLPGYGQSSPVVWNGKIYLTSIDGPNKETNIVTCWNLADGAPVWRKDFKSSQPIKSSTYVSRAAPTPAVDQLGVYAFFESGDIIALSHDGEPLWSKSLIAEYGEMKSNHGLGASPALTENAVVLLVENDGPSYLVALDKKTGEAIWKTDRESRISWSSPRVISTPGGPQVVISSSGTVDGYDVDSGKQLWSIGDLGGNTTNTPMPYGDGLFLVGASAGRGEDSSGGAKRSNMAVRVRESDAGPTAEVLWRNEKASSSFSTPIVHQGVAYWVNKSGVVFGVDVESGETLFTERLGQSCWATSLGAGDRVYFFGKDGLTTVVKAGPKWEVLAENTLWDEEAEAPAAEAAPVAEGEEAGRRGPPARSSGPVLYGYAAVPGKLLIRTGPKLYCITP; from the coding sequence ATGCATGCGGCATCTTGCCTGATCCTGCTGACGGCGCTAGCGGCCGGCAGCGACAATTGGCCCGCTTTCCAAGGCGCCGGCGTCCAACCTCCCCCGGCCGCCCAGTTGCCGCTGAAGTGGTCGCCGGAGAGCAACATTGCTTGGACGAGCGATTTGCCCGGTTACGGACAATCGAGCCCGGTCGTCTGGAACGGCAAGATTTATCTCACGTCGATCGATGGACCCAACAAAGAGACGAACATCGTCACCTGCTGGAATCTGGCCGATGGGGCGCCCGTTTGGCGCAAAGACTTCAAGTCATCGCAGCCGATCAAAAGCAGCACCTATGTCAGCCGCGCCGCGCCGACGCCGGCTGTCGATCAGTTGGGCGTTTACGCCTTTTTTGAAAGCGGCGACATCATCGCACTGTCGCACGATGGTGAGCCACTGTGGAGCAAGTCGCTGATCGCCGAGTATGGCGAAATGAAATCAAACCACGGTCTGGGCGCTTCGCCTGCGTTGACCGAAAACGCAGTGGTGTTGCTGGTCGAAAATGATGGGCCTTCGTACCTGGTCGCGCTCGACAAGAAGACTGGCGAAGCGATTTGGAAGACCGATCGCGAAAGCCGGATCAGTTGGAGCTCGCCCCGCGTGATTTCGACTCCCGGCGGTCCGCAAGTTGTCATTAGCAGCAGCGGCACGGTCGATGGATACGATGTCGACAGCGGCAAGCAGCTCTGGTCGATCGGCGATCTCGGCGGCAACACGACCAACACGCCGATGCCGTACGGAGACGGACTGTTTTTGGTCGGCGCATCGGCCGGACGAGGTGAAGACTCCAGCGGCGGAGCGAAACGCTCCAACATGGCGGTTCGCGTCCGCGAGTCGGACGCGGGTCCCACGGCCGAAGTACTGTGGCGCAACGAGAAAGCGTCGTCGTCATTCAGCACGCCGATCGTGCACCAAGGGGTCGCTTACTGGGTTAACAAAAGCGGCGTCGTCTTTGGCGTCGATGTCGAGTCAGGCGAAACCCTGTTCACCGAACGTCTGGGACAATCGTGCTGGGCGACTTCGCTGGGCGCTGGCGATCGCGTCTACTTCTTCGGCAAAGATGGTTTGACAACCGTCGTCAAAGCCGGTCCGAAGTGGGAAGTGCTGGCCGAGAATACGCTGTGGGATGAAGAAGCCGAAGCGCCGGCCGCGGAAGCTGCTCCGGTCGCCGAAGGAGAAGAAGCTGGACGTCGCGGTCCCCCAGCAAGGTCGTCGGGCCCGGTACTCTACGGCTACGCCGCCGTCCCCGGCAAATTGCTGATCCGCACCGGTCCCAAGCTCTACTGCATCACGCCGTAA
- a CDS encoding DUF3386 domain-containing protein, protein MIGRISCLLLFFAAPLAAAESTAVETSAAHMLADARDSRIIWNGIPGFTADLVVSLDGKTEQGEIDVAADGETKITGISLTEDRVVGRALDSLIAHRFRDETNELTEEATFDPKDPGTALGKLISQSGGAMASQSRVKDGVIHEVIRRSPSGSFTITVVSVYRNPAGKYLPQVFTISNWDADGNLTASGTVENRWKRIGDWDLPVSHTAIRTSDSGERKVVRVEFHNLQLKTK, encoded by the coding sequence ATGATTGGCCGTATTAGCTGCTTGTTGCTCTTCTTCGCCGCTCCGCTGGCTGCGGCCGAATCGACCGCCGTTGAAACTTCCGCCGCTCATATGCTGGCCGATGCTCGTGACAGCCGAATTATCTGGAACGGCATTCCCGGTTTCACCGCCGACCTGGTCGTCTCGCTTGACGGGAAAACCGAACAAGGCGAAATCGACGTCGCCGCCGATGGCGAAACGAAGATCACCGGCATTTCGCTGACCGAAGATCGCGTCGTCGGCCGCGCTCTCGATTCGCTGATCGCGCATCGTTTTCGGGACGAAACCAACGAATTGACGGAAGAAGCGACCTTTGATCCGAAAGATCCCGGCACCGCGCTCGGTAAGCTGATCTCGCAAAGCGGCGGCGCGATGGCCAGTCAGTCGCGCGTCAAAGATGGCGTGATTCACGAGGTAATCCGCCGCTCTCCCAGCGGATCTTTCACCATCACTGTGGTCAGCGTTTATCGCAACCCAGCAGGCAAGTATCTGCCGCAGGTCTTCACCATCAGCAACTGGGACGCCGACGGTAATCTCACCGCCAGCGGCACGGTCGAAAATCGCTGGAAACGGATCGGCGATTGGGATTTGCCGGTCAGCCACACCGCGATTCGAACTTCCGACAGCGGAGAGCGTAAAGTCGTGCGTGTCGAATTTCACAATTTGCAGCTGAAAACAAAGTAG
- a CDS encoding kelch repeat-containing protein: MLRKLTSALTAALLILAIVAPARAHFLWLVESESPKQLNLYFSEGPYADEPAILKRVADAVAFRLRDDKEPQEIKFTLANDELTSEELKGRGDSLYVLTRSLGVMERGGEKFLLQYNAKTGPNLGKSAWKLDASKHVSLDVVPSIQDNEAVVTATFAGKPAAAAQVVVEGPAGKVEAETDAQGVAKFAISKAGVYAVRVRYIEKTAGQSGDDKYDTVRHYTTLTLPVVPKLNESISAFSDLPEAVTSFGAAVVEDSLYVYGGHTGDAHHYYYEAQNGSLQRLPLNKDAKWETVAEGPKLQGLAMVANGDKLYRLGGFTAMNKKDEEGRNLVSQADAAVFDLKKGEWSDLPKLPEPRSSFDAAVLGDTIYVIGGWALNGEDNDSTWHKTAYSLDLSQENAEWTALPVPPFQRRALSVGVQNGKLYAIGGMQEDGGPTTRVDVYDPATKKWSEGPSLPGGGMDGFGTSAFPVDGKLYASTMSGRLVRLAEDGKSWETVGGLTNERFFHRMLPVGDSELIFVGGANMGIGKFTEVDVVHLK; the protein is encoded by the coding sequence ATGTTGCGTAAACTGACGAGCGCGCTCACAGCGGCGCTGCTGATCTTAGCGATTGTCGCGCCGGCTCGCGCCCACTTTTTATGGTTGGTCGAGAGCGAAAGCCCGAAACAGCTGAATCTCTATTTCTCGGAAGGTCCCTACGCCGATGAGCCGGCGATCTTGAAGCGCGTTGCTGATGCGGTCGCATTTCGCTTGCGCGACGACAAAGAGCCGCAAGAGATCAAGTTCACGCTGGCCAATGACGAGTTGACTTCGGAAGAGCTAAAAGGCCGCGGCGATTCGCTTTATGTTTTGACCCGCTCGCTGGGCGTGATGGAGCGCGGCGGCGAAAAATTCCTGCTGCAGTACAATGCCAAGACCGGTCCGAACCTCGGCAAATCGGCCTGGAAGCTCGACGCTTCGAAGCACGTTTCGCTCGACGTCGTCCCTTCGATCCAGGATAATGAAGCGGTCGTCACCGCGACCTTCGCCGGCAAACCGGCCGCCGCCGCCCAAGTGGTTGTCGAAGGTCCGGCTGGGAAAGTCGAAGCCGAAACCGACGCCCAAGGAGTCGCAAAGTTCGCCATCAGCAAAGCCGGCGTCTATGCGGTTCGCGTTCGTTACATTGAAAAAACGGCGGGCCAGTCAGGCGACGACAAGTATGATACGGTCCGTCACTACACCACGTTGACCTTGCCTGTCGTGCCCAAACTGAACGAATCGATCAGCGCCTTCTCCGATCTGCCCGAAGCGGTCACGAGCTTTGGCGCGGCGGTTGTCGAGGATAGCTTGTATGTCTACGGCGGTCACACCGGCGACGCGCATCATTACTACTACGAAGCGCAAAACGGCTCGCTGCAGCGATTGCCGCTGAACAAAGACGCGAAGTGGGAAACGGTCGCCGAAGGCCCGAAATTGCAAGGTCTGGCGATGGTCGCCAACGGCGACAAGCTTTATCGCTTGGGGGGCTTCACCGCGATGAACAAGAAAGACGAAGAAGGTCGCAATCTTGTTTCGCAAGCCGACGCCGCCGTCTTTGATCTGAAAAAAGGAGAGTGGTCCGATCTGCCGAAACTGCCGGAGCCCCGTTCTTCGTTCGACGCTGCGGTGCTAGGCGACACGATCTATGTGATCGGCGGCTGGGCGCTGAACGGCGAAGACAACGACTCGACCTGGCACAAGACTGCCTACTCGCTCGATTTGAGCCAAGAAAACGCCGAATGGACCGCATTGCCGGTACCGCCGTTCCAACGTCGTGCATTGTCGGTCGGCGTGCAGAATGGCAAGCTCTACGCGATCGGCGGCATGCAAGAAGATGGCGGCCCCACGACGCGCGTCGACGTCTATGATCCGGCGACGAAAAAGTGGAGCGAAGGTCCTTCGCTTCCCGGCGGCGGCATGGATGGCTTCGGCACGTCGGCCTTTCCCGTCGACGGCAAGCTGTACGCCAGCACGATGAGCGGACGTTTGGTTCGCTTGGCCGAGGACGGCAAGTCGTGGGAGACGGTCGGCGGCTTGACCAACGAACGCTTCTTCCATCGAATGCTGCCGGTCGGCGACAGCGAGCTGATCTTTGTCGGCGGCGCCAACATGGGCATCGGCAAGTTTACGGAAGTCGACGTGGTCCATCTGAAGTAA
- the uvrA gene encoding excinuclease ABC subunit UvrA yields the protein MVHREENTLPETPSDFIRIRGARVHNLKNVDLDIPRNQLIVFTGPSGSGKSSLALDTLFAEGQRQYIESLSVYARQFLDQMERPDVDLIEGLQPTICIDQRAGSQNPRSTVATVTEIYDYLRLLMARLGQPHCWKCDVPISQQTPEQIQDRLLSLPEQTKLMILAPMVRGRKGAHREEIDKIRKSGLLRARVDEEVFEIDQIPELNPKKAHSIDAVVDRIIVREGLRARMGESVMMALKLGEGRMLACYLDDKAIDAKHPKGTWRDEVYNTELACPNCGLSFIDIEPRTFSFNSPYGACPVCEGLGSKEEFDIELVAPDLSLSLEKEAIVAWKALTAATQKKHHAAAEEFLKKHKIEPDTPLAEIPEKTLRQLFHGDDKKFLGILVMLEKEFVTTTRKARLDQLAAFRAEVICSACKGSRLRMEATAVLIGGKAVHEITSLNVAEAREFFQQLEFSEYELPVAEPIVREIIKRLEFLEKVGAEYLNLNRAADTLSGGELQRVRLATGIGSGLVGVCYILDEPSIGLHPRDNERLISSLTDLRDQGNSVLVVEHDEAMMRMADRVIDIGPGAGGDGGRVMADGAPADVEANEESITGRYLSGKSRIELPEKRRRIAKTRSITIEGVTTNNLKDVSVLVPLGAFVCVTGVSGSGKSSLINETFAPALLKRLNTPTAKPGPHKSLRGASNVDKVIPIDQSPIGRTPRSNPATYTGVFDEIRKVYAGTRQAKQYGYKASRFSFNVQGGRCEACQGQGLQKIEMNFLPDLFVTCATCRGARFNRQTLRVRYKDKSIAEVLDMAIRDAVSFFENIPMIHRTLASLDDVGLGYLSLGQPSTTLSGGEAQRIKLATELARVDTGSTLYLLDEPTTGLHFEDIRRLLDVLNRLVDKGNTVVVIEHNLDVIKCADWIIDLGPEGGSGGGHIIAAGSPEDVAGVAASYTGQFLKPLLNGRVALAESE from the coding sequence GTGGTGCATCGCGAGGAAAATACGCTTCCCGAAACGCCCAGCGATTTCATCCGAATTCGCGGGGCTCGCGTTCATAACCTGAAAAACGTTGATCTCGATATTCCTCGAAATCAGCTGATCGTTTTCACAGGCCCCAGCGGCAGCGGCAAAAGCTCGCTTGCGCTCGATACGCTGTTTGCCGAAGGGCAGCGGCAATATATCGAGAGTCTCTCGGTTTACGCGCGACAGTTTCTGGATCAGATGGAACGCCCTGACGTCGATCTGATCGAAGGTCTGCAACCGACCATCTGCATCGATCAACGCGCCGGTAGTCAAAATCCGCGCAGCACGGTCGCGACGGTCACTGAGATCTACGACTATTTGCGCCTGTTGATGGCGCGACTGGGACAGCCGCACTGCTGGAAGTGCGACGTGCCGATCTCGCAACAAACGCCGGAACAAATCCAAGATCGCTTATTGTCGCTCCCCGAGCAGACGAAGCTAATGATCTTGGCCCCGATGGTGCGCGGTCGCAAAGGCGCTCATCGCGAAGAGATCGACAAGATCCGCAAAAGCGGCTTGTTACGAGCGCGCGTCGATGAAGAAGTCTTTGAAATCGATCAGATTCCAGAGCTGAATCCGAAGAAAGCGCACTCGATTGACGCCGTCGTCGATCGCATCATCGTGCGCGAAGGCTTACGCGCTCGGATGGGCGAATCGGTCATGATGGCGCTGAAGCTGGGCGAAGGACGCATGCTGGCATGCTATCTCGATGACAAAGCGATCGACGCTAAGCATCCGAAGGGAACCTGGCGCGATGAGGTCTACAATACGGAGCTCGCCTGTCCCAACTGCGGGCTCAGCTTCATCGACATCGAGCCGCGCACCTTCAGCTTCAACAGCCCTTACGGCGCGTGTCCCGTTTGCGAAGGTCTGGGCTCGAAAGAAGAGTTCGACATCGAGCTGGTCGCGCCTGACCTTTCCCTTTCGCTGGAAAAGGAAGCGATTGTCGCCTGGAAGGCGCTGACCGCCGCGACGCAAAAGAAACATCACGCGGCCGCCGAAGAATTCCTGAAAAAGCATAAGATAGAGCCCGACACGCCGCTGGCCGAAATTCCAGAAAAGACGCTCCGTCAGCTCTTTCACGGCGACGACAAAAAGTTTCTCGGCATCCTGGTGATGCTCGAAAAAGAGTTTGTCACCACCACGCGCAAGGCGCGACTCGACCAGCTGGCCGCGTTTCGCGCTGAAGTGATCTGCAGCGCCTGCAAAGGCTCGCGACTTCGCATGGAAGCGACCGCCGTCTTGATCGGCGGCAAAGCGGTGCATGAAATCACGTCGCTCAACGTCGCCGAGGCCCGCGAGTTTTTTCAGCAGCTCGAGTTTTCCGAATACGAACTGCCGGTGGCCGAACCGATTGTCCGCGAGATCATCAAGCGGTTAGAGTTTCTCGAGAAAGTCGGCGCCGAGTATCTCAACCTCAATCGCGCCGCCGATACGCTCAGCGGCGGCGAACTGCAGCGCGTCCGCTTGGCGACCGGGATCGGATCGGGACTGGTCGGCGTCTGCTATATCTTGGATGAACCGTCGATCGGGCTGCATCCCCGCGACAACGAGCGGCTGATCAGTTCGCTGACCGATCTGCGCGACCAAGGCAATTCGGTCTTGGTGGTCGAACATGATGAAGCGATGATGCGCATGGCCGATCGCGTGATCGACATCGGCCCCGGCGCCGGCGGCGACGGAGGTCGCGTCATGGCCGATGGTGCTCCGGCCGATGTGGAAGCGAATGAGGAATCGATCACCGGACGTTACCTCTCTGGCAAAAGCCGGATCGAACTTCCCGAGAAACGCCGCCGTATCGCGAAGACGCGTTCGATCACGATCGAGGGAGTGACGACCAACAACCTGAAAGATGTTTCGGTGCTGGTCCCGCTGGGCGCATTTGTGTGCGTGACCGGCGTCAGCGGATCGGGCAAAAGCTCGCTAATCAACGAGACCTTCGCCCCTGCACTTTTGAAGCGTTTGAACACGCCGACCGCCAAACCGGGACCGCACAAAAGCTTGCGCGGCGCCAGCAACGTCGACAAGGTGATCCCGATCGATCAATCGCCGATCGGCCGCACTCCACGCAGTAATCCGGCGACCTACACCGGCGTCTTTGACGAGATTCGCAAGGTTTACGCCGGAACGCGTCAGGCGAAGCAATATGGCTACAAAGCGAGCCGCTTCAGCTTCAACGTGCAAGGAGGACGCTGCGAAGCGTGCCAGGGACAGGGGCTGCAGAAGATCGAGATGAATTTTCTGCCCGACTTGTTTGTGACCTGCGCCACGTGCCGCGGCGCTCGTTTTAATCGCCAGACGCTGCGAGTGCGATACAAAGACAAGTCGATCGCCGAAGTCCTCGACATGGCGATCCGCGACGCGGTCAGCTTCTTCGAGAACATCCCGATGATTCATCGGACGCTGGCGAGTCTCGACGATGTGGGGCTCGGCTATTTGTCGCTGGGCCAACCGTCAACGACCCTCAGCGGCGGCGAAGCGCAGCGGATCAAATTGGCGACCGAACTGGCGCGTGTCGATACCGGCTCGACGCTCTACTTGCTTGACGAACCGACGACCGGGCTTCACTTTGAAGACATTCGACGTTTGCTGGACGTGCTGAATCGCCTGGTCGACAAGGGAAACACGGTCGTCGTGATCGAGCACAACTTAGATGTCATCAAGTGTGCGGACTGGATCATCGACTTGGGCCCCGAAGGTGGTTCCGGCGGCGGACACATCATCGCCGCAGGCTCACCCGAAGATGTCGCCGGCGTCGCCGCCAGCTATACGGGACAGTTTCTCAAACCGCTGCTCAACGGCCGTGTAGCGCTGGCCGAAAGCGAATAG